From one Luteolibacter sp. SL250 genomic stretch:
- a CDS encoding filamentous hemagglutinin N-terminal domain-containing protein produces MKTRPLNPFVRRSGRLMFSSIFFALTAWIQTASANPADGNVTVGSATISQNGDILSVITATDQTVIDWQSFSIGINEITQITQPGANSATLNRVVGTMPSEILGSLLSNGKVALINEHGIVVGQEGVIDTKGFIGSTLNISNESFLASGDLTFSGTSEAGIENKGAIIAREGDVYLFGRNVQNSGSIEAQNGNAGLAAGSEIVLRKASEENVYVEVKASNRGDKVVNAGSIKAIQKEMRDNGGNPYTYAINAGGEGATTATFIPGGGVYLGAGDEGSVTHSGNIQAVKGDKGGKVDISGREVTLKSGSTIDASGAKGGGTVKVGGGYQGKDTSITNAKTTRIEKGAVVKADATVDGDGGRIIFWADNTTTYQGHLSAKGAGSGAGGFAEISGKAALAFGGTVDLTSASGKKGELLLDPTNLTIRAADPDLDGDGTPNEVGDDDLTGDVAAGDPGVDSFITALQVQAILGASNLTLAATDNITVDAGASITWNTASTLTLTTTAAGGTISVNGAITNTAGNGGLALNAAGSVAINAAIGLTGDLSIGAGADLNINGTVAAGGVSALSFGQSGGAQFTMTASGSLSAGTTVTGGAGDDTATFGAAPATAITVDLAGGSNNVHLSGVADTVTATAANTIEYGTATISGVGTVFGGTGSDNLINAIVGSSFDAGNNSVGGMTFNEFQSVDTALLILSAGADVFTLTAVAGGEGTGTIASAPGFLFTGLTSVDALGGSDTLVNSVAGGAFAAAGNTIGGVAFSNFETVDTASLTLTGGDDIFTLTAVAGGEGTGSHTGGLLYTGLTSVDALGGSDTLVNSVAGEAFAAAGNTIGGVAFSNFETVDTASLTLTGGDDIFTLTAVAGGEGTGSHTGGLLYTGLTSVDALGGSDTLVNSVAGEAFAAAGNTIGGVAFSNFETVDTASLTLTGGDDIFTLTAVAGGEGTGSHTGGLLYTGLTSVDALGGSDTLVNSVAGEAFAAAGNTIGGVAFSNFETVDTALLTLTAGNDIFTLTAVAGGEGSGSHTGGLLYTGLTSVDALGGSDTLVNSVAGEAFAAAGNTIGGVAFSNFETVDTALLTLTAGNDIFTLTAVAGGEGSGSHTGGLLYTGLTSVDALGGSDTLVNSVAGQAFAAAGNTIAGVAFSNFETVDTALLTLTGGNDIFTLTAVAGGEGSGSHTGGLLYTGLTSVDALGGSDTLVNSVAGEAFAAAGNTIGGVAFSNFETVDTALLTLTGGNDIFTLTAVAGGEGSGSHTGGLLYTGLTSVDALGGSDTLVNSVAGEAFAAAGNTIGGVAFSNFETVDTASLTLTGGNDIFTLTAVAGGEGSGSHTGGLLYTGLTSVDALGGSDTLVNSVAGEAFAAAGNTIGGVVFSNFETVDTALLTLTGGNDIFTLTAVAGGEGSGSHTGGLLYTGLTSVDALGGSDTLVNSVAGEAFAAAGNTIGGVAFSNFETVDTASLTLTGGNDIFTLTAVAGGEGSGSHTGGLLYTGLTSVDALGGSDTLVNSVAGEAFAAAGNTIGGVVFSNFETVDTALLTLTGGNDIFTLTAVAGGEGSGSHTGGLVYTGLTSVDALGGSDTLVNSVAGEAFAAAGNTIGGVVFSNFETVDTALLTLTGGNDIFTLTAVAGGEGSGSHTGGLLYTGLTSVDALGGADTLVNSVAGQAFAAAGNTIGGVVFSNFETVDTALLTLTGGNDIFTLTAVAGGEGSGSHTGGLLYTGLTSVDALGGSDTLNNDVVAEAYAAATNTIGGIGFSNFETVDTALLTLTAGDDTFTVTGNGTGNHTGGLLYTGLANVDALAGNDLINLNGVAADHVIQVNGANSATTSGITFSSIENMDAQGGTDTVNLTAGNDTFQALSAGSGTTNGIRFIAIENVNGGLGTNTFAGTVGTEAWNITGSNAGNVLGLTFTGFSQIHSGGTLIDRLTFTGSGDITGFISANGLLAPALSDLQFVNNGVSTVVSGRVDAAGLRVTSAGSGNFEIKNAGNVLTTVSADLDGSLKLADSDGFTVGTVDGVTGITTTGDEIELGQVGAGTITLAADVTTQSLIAGNVSFGRPVVLAADVTVTGGGIIFTQTVNGGFRLTANSSGDTRFEGSVGGTTELRSLTTDAGGTTFLGSVAGIQVNTTEFQQYNDAVRLVSDVGISASQVTFATTVDGDAAARGLTVTAAGDTIFGGFVGGNTALASLTTDGGGFTRINGEGVTTVGDQSYGDAVTLGAVNSVLDGANVRFSSTLDGAAAGRTLVVNTSGGGSTTFTGNVGSTVALESIETNADGSTTFGGAGAFSITTTGDQTYNDNVILASNTTISTEDLRFGADVRSVGGPFSLEIGHTGVGSEVTFTGLVENLSDLVVGSIASFIRDTDGNLELRDIGRATLNSALDFARLTLSGNIGTAGDFTAVNPLNQIDVLSLGGGEIGDLRLLDAGISGRTGFGSIPGLPEPGLVLTGNGSTIASGTMVVLTEGGIHVIAGGGGGPSFTGAGNVILVAGTTPGAPGTNEFRSNADLGADINGGAKLFIVANSIGTETDGTNFIGSDFSAMAGGGSPFSTTEFNFSFGGQTGATLVNTLNAGSFGAPNALHLFGAGPVIDTGGSDVAALIRAFFNDFLSTTNLISGDAESIVEIGKLARFESGLFPPLYGPFSVTSYEHEWYEKEVGGQVPEDKLYYKRRYPLYLKQGGQPPEVKYDAIIED; encoded by the coding sequence ATGAAGACCCGTCCTCTTAATCCGTTCGTCCGCAGGAGCGGGCGCCTGATGTTCTCCAGTATCTTCTTCGCCCTCACGGCATGGATTCAGACGGCATCCGCGAACCCTGCGGATGGAAATGTGACGGTTGGTTCAGCCACCATTTCCCAGAACGGAGATATTCTGAGCGTGATCACGGCGACGGATCAAACCGTCATTGACTGGCAGTCTTTCTCCATCGGTATCAACGAGATCACGCAGATCACCCAGCCGGGCGCGAACTCCGCCACACTCAACCGGGTGGTGGGGACTATGCCCTCCGAGATTCTGGGAAGCCTGCTTTCCAACGGAAAGGTCGCACTTATCAATGAGCACGGGATCGTTGTCGGTCAGGAGGGTGTCATTGATACCAAAGGATTCATCGGTTCGACCCTGAACATTTCAAATGAGTCATTCCTTGCCAGCGGTGACCTGACCTTTTCCGGAACGTCCGAGGCCGGCATCGAGAACAAGGGGGCCATCATCGCCCGCGAAGGGGATGTTTATCTTTTCGGGCGGAACGTCCAGAACTCAGGGAGCATTGAAGCGCAGAACGGCAATGCCGGACTGGCTGCGGGAAGCGAGATCGTCCTGAGAAAGGCGAGCGAGGAGAATGTCTATGTGGAGGTGAAGGCCTCCAACCGTGGTGACAAGGTGGTGAACGCCGGTTCGATCAAAGCCATCCAGAAAGAGATGCGGGACAATGGGGGGAATCCCTACACCTATGCCATCAATGCGGGTGGCGAGGGTGCGACCACCGCGACCTTCATCCCGGGCGGCGGCGTTTACCTCGGAGCGGGGGATGAAGGCTCCGTCACCCATTCAGGCAATATCCAGGCCGTCAAAGGGGATAAGGGCGGCAAGGTGGATATCAGTGGTCGTGAGGTGACGTTGAAAAGCGGCTCCACCATTGATGCCTCCGGTGCGAAGGGTGGCGGCACCGTCAAGGTCGGCGGCGGCTATCAAGGGAAGGACACTTCCATCACCAATGCCAAAACCACGAGGATCGAGAAGGGTGCCGTGGTGAAGGCGGACGCCACCGTTGATGGCGATGGCGGGCGGATCATTTTCTGGGCGGACAACACCACCACCTACCAGGGGCACCTCAGCGCCAAGGGCGCTGGCAGTGGTGCCGGTGGTTTTGCGGAGATTTCCGGCAAGGCTGCCCTGGCATTCGGCGGCACCGTGGACCTTACCTCCGCCTCCGGAAAGAAGGGGGAGCTCCTCCTCGATCCGACCAATCTCACCATCCGGGCAGCGGATCCGGACTTGGATGGGGATGGCACGCCCAATGAAGTAGGTGATGATGATCTGACAGGCGATGTCGCGGCCGGTGATCCGGGGGTGGATAGCTTCATCACCGCGCTCCAAGTGCAGGCGATTTTGGGAGCCAGTAATCTCACACTTGCCGCCACGGACAACATCACTGTCGATGCGGGTGCATCCATCACCTGGAACACCGCATCGACTCTCACCCTGACTACCACGGCTGCTGGTGGGACGATCAGTGTCAACGGCGCGATCACCAACACCGCTGGGAATGGCGGCCTTGCATTGAACGCAGCGGGTTCGGTGGCCATCAATGCCGCCATTGGACTGACCGGAGACTTGAGTATTGGTGCAGGGGCGGATCTCAACATCAATGGAACCGTTGCCGCTGGCGGTGTGTCGGCACTCAGCTTTGGGCAATCGGGTGGCGCGCAGTTCACCATGACCGCCAGCGGAAGCCTCTCTGCGGGGACCACGGTCACCGGGGGGGCGGGCGATGATACGGCAACGTTCGGTGCCGCACCAGCCACCGCGATCACCGTTGATCTGGCGGGAGGTTCCAATAATGTGCACCTCAGTGGTGTTGCTGATACGGTTACTGCGACTGCGGCAAACACCATCGAATACGGCACTGCCACCATCAGCGGAGTCGGTACGGTTTTTGGCGGGACTGGCAGTGATAACCTGATCAATGCGATCGTGGGATCCAGTTTTGATGCAGGCAATAATTCGGTGGGCGGGATGACGTTCAACGAATTCCAGTCGGTGGACACGGCGCTGCTCATTCTGAGTGCGGGGGCCGATGTCTTCACGCTGACGGCGGTCGCTGGCGGTGAAGGCACCGGCACCATCGCCAGCGCCCCCGGATTTCTCTTCACTGGTCTGACCAGCGTGGATGCGCTCGGTGGCTCTGACACCCTGGTCAACAGTGTCGCGGGTGGGGCATTCGCTGCGGCGGGCAACACCATCGGCGGGGTCGCCTTCTCGAACTTCGAAACGGTGGACACCGCGTCGCTGACTCTGACGGGTGGCGATGACATCTTCACGCTGACGGCGGTTGCCGGCGGCGAAGGCACCGGCAGCCATACCGGCGGCCTGCTCTATACCGGCCTGACGAGCGTGGATGCGCTCGGAGGCTCTGACACCCTGGTCAACAGTGTTGCGGGCGAGGCGTTCGCTGCGGCGGGCAACACCATCGGCGGGGTCGCCTTCTCGAACTTCGAAACGGTGGACACCGCGTCGCTGACTCTGACGGGTGGCGATGACATCTTCACGCTGACGGCGGTTGCCGGCGGCGAAGGCACCGGCAGCCATACCGGCGGCCTGCTCTATACCGGCCTGACGAGCGTGGATGCGCTCGGAGGCTCTGACACCCTGGTCAACAGTGTTGCGGGCGAGGCGTTCGCTGCGGCGGGCAACACCATCGGCGGGGTCGCCTTCTCGAACTTCGAAACGGTGGACACCGCGTCGCTGACTCTGACGGGTGGCGATGACATCTTCACGCTGACGGCGGTTGCCGGCGGCGAAGGCACCGGCAGCCATACCGGCGGGCTGCTCTATACCGGCCTGACGAGCGTGGATGCGCTCGGTGGCTCTGACACCCTGGTCAACAGTGTCGCGGGCGAGGCGTTCGCTGCGGCGGGCAACACCATCGGCGGGGTCGCCTTCTCGAACTTCGAAACGGTGGACACCGCGTTGCTGACCCTCACGGCGGGGAACGACATCTTCACGTTGACGGCAGTTGCTGGTGGCGAAGGCTCCGGCAGCCACACCGGCGGTCTGCTCTACACCGGCCTGACCAGCGTCGATGCGCTCGGTGGCTCTGACACCCTGGTCAACAGTGTCGCGGGCGAGGCGTTCGCTGCGGCGGGCAACACCATCGGCGGGGTCGCCTTCTCGAACTTCGAAACGGTGGACACCGCGTTGCTGACCCTCACGGCGGGGAACGACATCTTCACGTTGACGGCAGTTGCCGGTGGCGAAGGCTCCGGCAGCCACACCGGCGGTCTGCTTTACACCGGCCTGACCAGCGTCGATGCGCTGGGAGGCTCTGACACGCTGGTCAACAGTGTTGCGGGCCAGGCGTTCGCGGCGGCGGGCAACACCATCGCCGGGGTTGCCTTCTCGAACTTCGAGACGGTGGATACCGCGTTGCTGACGCTCACGGGCGGCAATGACATCTTCACGTTGACGGCGGTTGCCGGTGGCGAAGGCTCCGGCAGCCACACCGGCGGTCTGCTCTACACCGGCCTGACCAGCGTCGATGCGCTCGGTGGTTCGGACACCCTGGTCAACAGTGTTGCGGGTGAGGCGTTCGCTGCGGCGGGCAACACCATCGGCGGGGTTGCCTTCTCGAACTTCGAGACCGTGGACACCGCGTTGCTGACGCTCACGGGCGGCAATGACATCTTCACGTTGACGGCGGTTGCCGGTGGCGAAGGCTCCGGCAGCCACACCGGCGGTCTGCTTTACACCGGCCTGACCAGCGTCGATGCGCTCGGTGGTTCGGATACCCTGGTCAACAGCGTCGCGGGCGAGGCGTTCGCGGCGGCGGGCAACACCATCGGTGGGGTCGCCTTCTCGAACTTTGAAACGGTGGACACCGCGTCGCTGACGCTCACGGGCGGCAATGACATCTTCACGTTGACGGCGGTTGCCGGTGGCGAAGGCTCCGGCAGCCACACCGGCGGTCTGCTTTACACCGGCCTGACCAGCGTCGATGCGCTCGGTGGTTCGGACACCCTGGTCAACAGTGTTGCGGGTGAGGCGTTCGCGGCGGCGGGCAACACCATCGGCGGGGTTGTCTTCTCGAACTTCGAGACCGTGGACACCGCGTTGCTGACGCTCACGGGCGGCAATGACATCTTCACGTTGACGGCGGTTGCCGGTGGCGAAGGCTCCGGCAGCCACACCGGCGGTCTGCTTTACACCGGCCTGACCAGCGTCGATGCGCTCGGTGGTTCGGATACCCTGGTCAACAGCGTCGCGGGCGAGGCGTTCGCGGCGGCGGGCAACACCATCGGTGGGGTCGCCTTCTCGAACTTTGAAACGGTGGACACCGCGTCGCTGACGCTCACGGGCGGCAATGACATCTTCACGTTGACGGCGGTTGCCGGTGGCGAAGGCTCCGGCAGCCACACCGGCGGTCTGCTTTACACCGGCCTGACCAGCGTCGATGCGCTCGGTGGTTCGGACACCCTGGTCAACAGTGTTGCGGGTGAGGCGTTCGCGGCGGCGGGCAACACCATCGGCGGGGTTGTCTTCTCGAACTTCGAGACCGTGGACACCGCGTTGCTGACGCTCACGGGCGGCAATGACATCTTCACGTTGACGGCGGTTGCCGGTGGCGAAGGCTCCGGCAGCCACACCGGCGGTCTGGTTTACACCGGCCTGACCAGCGTCGATGCGCTCGGTGGTTCGGACACCCTGGTCAACAGCGTTGCGGGCGAGGCGTTCGCTGCGGCGGGCAACACCATCGGCGGGGTTGTCTTCTCGAACTTCGAGACCGTGGACACCGCGCTGCTGACCCTGACGGGCGGCAATGACATCTTCACGTTGACGGCGGTTGCTGGTGGCGAAGGCTCCGGCAGCCACACCGGCGGTCTGCTCTACACCGGCCTGACCAGCGTCGATGCGCTCGGTGGCGCGGATACCTTGGTCAACAGTGTTGCGGGCCAGGCGTTCGCGGCGGCGGGCAACACCATCGGCGGGGTTGTCTTCTCGAACTTCGAGACGGTGGACACCGCGTTGCTGACGCTCACGGGCGGCAATGACATCTTCACGTTGACGGCGGTTGCCGGTGGCGAAGGCTCCGGCAGCCACACCGGCGGTCTGCTCTACACCGGCCTGACCAGCGTCGATGCGCTCGGTGGTTCGGATACCCTCAACAACGATGTTGTTGCCGAGGCCTACGCGGCGGCGACGAACACCATCGGCGGGATTGGTTTCTCGAACTTCGAGACGGTGGACACCGCGCTGCTCACCCTCACGGCGGGGGATGACACGTTCACGGTTACGGGCAATGGCACCGGCAACCATACCGGCGGGCTGCTCTACACCGGCTTGGCCAATGTGGACGCGCTTGCGGGCAATGACCTCATCAATCTGAACGGGGTTGCAGCCGATCACGTGATCCAGGTCAACGGCGCCAATTCCGCGACGACCTCGGGCATTACGTTCAGTTCGATTGAGAACATGGACGCGCAGGGCGGCACGGATACCGTCAATCTGACCGCCGGCAACGATACCTTCCAAGCGTTGTCAGCAGGTTCAGGCACCACCAATGGCATTCGTTTCATCGCAATCGAAAACGTGAATGGCGGACTCGGAACCAATACCTTTGCCGGAACCGTCGGAACGGAAGCGTGGAACATCACCGGCTCCAACGCGGGCAACGTGCTGGGCCTCACATTCACCGGCTTCTCCCAGATCCATAGTGGCGGCACGCTCATCGACCGCTTAACGTTCACTGGAAGTGGTGATATCACCGGCTTCATCAGTGCCAATGGACTCCTCGCCCCCGCATTGTCCGACCTGCAGTTCGTCAACAACGGGGTCTCCACGGTCGTCTCAGGCAGGGTTGATGCAGCCGGACTCCGGGTCACCAGTGCCGGAAGTGGTAATTTCGAGATCAAGAATGCGGGCAATGTCCTGACCACAGTTTCAGCGGATCTTGATGGTTCCCTGAAACTGGCCGACTCTGATGGTTTCACGGTCGGAACGGTGGATGGTGTGACCGGCATCACCACGACGGGCGATGAGATCGAACTCGGGCAGGTCGGAGCGGGAACCATCACCCTCGCAGCGGATGTAACCACGCAATCCCTCATCGCGGGGAACGTTTCATTCGGTCGCCCGGTTGTCCTTGCGGCGGACGTGACCGTCACCGGCGGCGGCATCATCTTCACCCAAACCGTGAATGGTGGATTCAGACTCACAGCGAATTCATCCGGCGACACCCGGTTCGAAGGCTCGGTCGGCGGGACGACGGAATTGAGATCCCTCACCACCGATGCGGGAGGCACCACCTTCCTTGGTTCGGTGGCAGGGATTCAAGTCAACACCACGGAATTCCAGCAGTATAATGATGCTGTAAGGCTTGTTTCGGACGTCGGAATTTCGGCGTCGCAGGTGACCTTTGCCACGACGGTTGACGGTGATGCTGCCGCGAGGGGCCTCACGGTCACCGCTGCGGGCGACACAATCTTCGGTGGCTTCGTTGGTGGCAACACGGCGCTCGCGTCCCTCACCACTGATGGCGGTGGCTTCACCCGGATCAATGGAGAGGGGGTGACCACCGTTGGCGACCAATCCTATGGCGATGCGGTCACGCTCGGCGCGGTGAATTCGGTCCTCGACGGAGCGAACGTCCGCTTCAGTTCGACTCTTGATGGCGCGGCCGCAGGCCGCACGCTGGTCGTCAATACTTCCGGTGGTGGATCCACAACCTTCACCGGTAATGTTGGATCGACAGTGGCGTTGGAAAGCATTGAGACCAATGCGGACGGAAGCACCACGTTCGGTGGCGCCGGCGCGTTCAGCATCACCACCACCGGTGACCAAACCTACAATGACAATGTGATCCTCGCCTCCAATACCACGATCTCAACGGAAGATCTGAGGTTCGGCGCGGATGTCAGGTCGGTCGGCGGTCCTTTCTCCCTTGAGATCGGCCATACCGGAGTTGGCAGCGAGGTGACCTTCACCGGATTGGTCGAGAATCTCTCGGATCTTGTGGTCGGTAGCATTGCTTCTTTCATCCGGGACACGGATGGAAATCTGGAACTGCGTGACATCGGGAGAGCCACTCTCAACAGTGCGCTCGACTTCGCTCGTCTGACGCTGAGCGGAAACATCGGCACCGCCGGGGATTTCACCGCAGTCAACCCGCTCAACCAGATCGACGTGCTGTCCTTGGGTGGCGGAGAGATCGGAGACCTCCGTTTGCTGGACGCTGGAATCTCCGGACGCACGGGCTTCGGCAGCATTCCCGGCCTTCCGGAACCTGGCTTGGTGCTGACAGGGAACGGTTCAACGATAGCCAGCGGCACCATGGTGGTGCTGACTGAAGGTGGCATCCATGTCATTGCGGGAGGCGGCGGTGGTCCAAGCTTCACGGGCGCGGGCAACGTCATTCTCGTCGCCGGAACGACTCCGGGTGCCCCTGGAACCAACGAGTTCCGCAGCAACGCCGATTTGGGCGCTGACATCAATGGCGGTGCGAAACTGTTCATTGTCGCCAACAGCATCGGCACGGAAACGGATGGAACCAACTTCATCGGCTCGGACTTCAGTGCGATGGCGGGCGGAGGAAGTCCATTCTCCACCACGGAGTTCAACTTCAGCTTCGGCGGCCAGACCGGCGCCACATTGGTGAATACCCTGAATGCAGGGAGCTTCGGGGCACCGAACGCACTCCATCTCTTCGGGGCTGGTCCGGTGATCGACACCGGTGGTTCGGACGTGGCCGCCCTGATCCGCGCCTTCTTCAACGACTTCCTCAGCACGACGAACCTGATCTCGGGTGATGCGGAGAGCATTGTTGAAATCGGCAAGCTGGCCCGCTTCGAATCCGGCCTGTTCCCGCCACTCTATGGTCCGTTCTCTGTCACCAGCTACGAGCATGAGTGGTATGAGAAGGAAGTCGGCGGCCAGGTGCCGGAGGACAAGCTCTACTACAAGAGACGCTATCCGCTCTACCTGAAGCAAGGTGGCCAGCCGCCTGAAGTGAAATACGACGCGATCATCGAAGACTGA
- a CDS encoding ShlB/FhaC/HecB family hemolysin secretion/activation protein has product MRSRSLASAATLATSALLTFVTPSSSQEPENKAEPKPAADPAPAAPAAPAAPGAPAAPAAPVGENVPIPAPLPEGQMPPDPALLPQGLPDGPGLPIAPVAPIPSGPARRSQVITLSPAGAQIPLRGVTLIPDKRVKIGDRPPLDVTPVDGVKLLGGIQDPPAKEELLREIDGRFLNKPLTFGGLEDLVKLVENHYIRHGRQLTHAFVPSQVITDKVAIAILEGKVTKLDAKSVVPEDRSWWASWYDEPYSLDKILEKVRDKTANLSAVEPVELNKVLLDLNQSPWARLERPVQHPFRRVTAKYSPVEDYIGQTEVTLLVEQKRPLRFFTGYDNALTDLLGEDRIYAGLVWYDAFALNLDHQLAIQYFTSPDGDFIEGVAGSYIVPWTEKQTTEIYAAYSESVAGITIGGIPSDVTGESTVVGFRHYYELPPIVAGGEIIRGDGYAREADGRLAWWTLGKRDRQSFGIFHEVGAGLDFKSTDNNLQFGGATVTADSADILQLVLEYNARQTDASGETTFSWKNHFGIGGSSDAELGALRNGAESSYWYTKVELDREHDLPWGMLAHGRLTGQYSTDNLLQSEQLGFGGYNSVRGFPERSFRGDNGWLLSLELYSPAIHPLGHLFPSLGWADELRFLIFTDWGSGSASEEFAADPLDDDQTIGSVGIGLRYDVNDNLRLRIDYGIQVQQLDEPPFPQGTNDNQTHIGLVWTF; this is encoded by the coding sequence ATGCGCTCCCGTTCGCTCGCGTCCGCCGCCACCCTCGCCACCAGTGCGTTGCTCACCTTTGTCACTCCGTCGTCCTCGCAGGAACCGGAGAACAAGGCGGAGCCCAAGCCAGCGGCGGATCCTGCCCCTGCCGCTCCGGCTGCACCTGCCGCCCCTGGCGCGCCCGCTGCACCCGCCGCCCCGGTTGGAGAAAATGTGCCGATCCCTGCTCCCTTGCCGGAGGGGCAGATGCCGCCGGACCCGGCGCTGTTGCCACAGGGATTGCCGGACGGGCCCGGGCTTCCGATCGCACCGGTCGCTCCGATTCCCAGTGGCCCGGCGCGCCGCAGCCAGGTGATCACGCTTTCTCCCGCCGGTGCGCAGATTCCGCTCCGGGGAGTTACGCTCATCCCTGACAAACGGGTGAAGATCGGTGACCGCCCACCGCTCGATGTAACACCCGTTGACGGGGTGAAGCTTCTCGGCGGAATCCAGGATCCTCCGGCGAAAGAGGAGCTGCTGCGGGAGATCGACGGCCGCTTCCTCAACAAGCCGCTCACATTCGGAGGTCTGGAAGATCTGGTGAAACTGGTTGAGAACCATTACATCCGCCACGGCCGCCAGCTCACCCACGCCTTCGTGCCGTCCCAGGTGATCACGGACAAGGTCGCCATCGCAATCTTGGAAGGAAAGGTCACCAAGCTTGATGCGAAATCCGTGGTCCCTGAAGATCGTTCCTGGTGGGCGTCGTGGTATGACGAGCCATACTCGCTGGACAAGATCCTTGAGAAAGTCCGCGACAAAACGGCGAACCTCAGTGCCGTCGAGCCTGTCGAACTCAACAAGGTCCTGCTCGATCTGAACCAGAGTCCGTGGGCGAGGCTGGAGCGCCCGGTGCAGCATCCGTTCCGGCGGGTCACCGCGAAATACAGCCCGGTGGAGGACTACATCGGCCAGACGGAAGTGACCTTGCTTGTAGAGCAGAAGCGCCCGCTGCGCTTCTTCACCGGCTATGACAATGCGCTTACGGACCTCCTCGGGGAGGACCGGATTTATGCCGGCTTGGTTTGGTATGACGCATTCGCGCTGAACCTCGACCACCAGCTTGCGATCCAGTATTTCACCAGTCCGGACGGGGACTTCATCGAGGGTGTCGCTGGCAGCTATATCGTCCCCTGGACTGAGAAGCAGACAACGGAGATCTACGCGGCCTATTCGGAGAGCGTTGCCGGTATCACCATCGGGGGCATCCCGTCGGATGTCACAGGGGAAAGCACCGTCGTTGGCTTCCGCCACTACTACGAACTTCCGCCCATCGTGGCCGGTGGTGAGATCATCCGGGGCGACGGCTATGCCCGTGAAGCGGACGGACGTCTGGCATGGTGGACCTTGGGCAAACGTGATCGCCAGAGTTTCGGCATTTTCCATGAGGTGGGTGCCGGTCTCGACTTCAAGAGCACCGACAACAACCTCCAGTTCGGTGGTGCGACCGTCACCGCGGACTCCGCGGACATCCTGCAGCTCGTCCTTGAATACAATGCGCGGCAGACGGATGCTTCCGGTGAGACCACCTTCAGTTGGAAAAACCATTTTGGTATCGGCGGCAGCAGTGATGCTGAGCTGGGGGCCCTGCGGAATGGGGCGGAGTCCAGCTATTGGTATACGAAGGTGGAACTCGACCGTGAACATGATCTGCCTTGGGGCATGTTGGCACATGGCCGCCTCACCGGGCAATATTCCACCGACAACCTGTTGCAGAGCGAGCAACTCGGCTTCGGTGGCTACAACTCCGTCCGAGGCTTCCCGGAACGTTCTTTCCGGGGGGATAACGGCTGGTTGCTCTCTCTGGAACTTTACAGCCCTGCGATCCATCCACTTGGACATCTCTTCCCATCCCTGGGCTGGGCGGATGAACTCCGCTTCCTGATCTTCACCGACTGGGGTAGTGGCAGCGCCTCCGAGGAGTTCGCCGCGGACCCCCTTGACGACGACCAGACCATCGGCTCCGTGGGTATCGGCCTCCGCTATGACGTGAATGACAACCTGCGGCTCCGGATCGACTACGGCATCCAGGTGCAGCAACTCGACGAGCCTCCGTTCCCGCAGGGAACCAACGACAACCAGACCCATATCGGACTGGTCTGGACGTTCTGA